From the Marinobacter sp. es.048 genome, the window TTGAGCAATCGGGACAAGCCGGTGCTTCGGGCCGAGAGCGATGATTACCCGGATATTACGCTCAGAAACGAATCTGAACTGGAAATCTTCGGCGTTGTGACAACGGTGGTGCATTCAGTCTGACCATGAAGCAGGTCTACGCACTATGCGATGTGAATGCCATGTATGCGGCATGTGAGTCCATCTTTGACCCCAGACTCGTTGGCCAGCCCGTTATCGTGGCCAGTAACAATGACGGCTGCGCGGTCGCCCGAAATAAAGAGGCCAAGGCTCTCGGAGTCAAGATGGGGCAGCCGATCTTCGAGCTGCGAGAGCATGTCGAGAAGAACCGCTTGGTCGTATGCTCCTCCAATTATGCTTTGTACGGCGACATGAGTTTTCGCTTCATGCAGGCTCTATCGACATGTTCCCCAAGGGTCATGCCCTATTCAATAGACGAAGCGTTCCTGGATCTGACCGGCATCGAATCGGTGGTGTCGTATGAGGACTTTGGGCATCAGGTGAAAGACCAGGTGAAGCAGTGGACCGGCCTTCCGATTTGCGTCGGCATCGCTCCCAGCCCCACGTTAGCGAAGCTGGCAAACCACGGTGCCAAGAAGTATCCGGCGACCCGAGGCGTCGTGGACTTAACCGATCGGGACCGGCAGCGCCGCCTGCTCAACCTGGTATCGGCGGGCGAGATCTGGGGAATTGGCTCGAAATTGAGTAAGAGGCTGGCGGATCTTGGGATTGAAACCGGTCTCCAGTTGGCTGACGCGGACGCCAAGTGGATTCGCAAGCACTTCAGCGTCGTGGTCGAACGCACAGTAAGGGAACTCAACGGGATTCCCTGCCATAAGGACATCCTGGAAGTCGCCCCGGCAAAAAAGCAGATCCTCTGCTCGAAGTCCTTCGGGTCGCCTGTCACTGAACTCGATTCCATGCTTTCCGCTGTATCGCACCACGCCACGCGGGCAGCCGAGAAACTCCGCAAGGAAAACCGTGAGTGCGGATATCTGGCCACGTTCATGTCGACAAGCCGGTACCGGTCTGGTGAGCACTATGCGAACCAGAGGGGCATTGCTCTACCTTATCCTACCGCAGACACCCGCGAGATCTGTCGCCATGCGGTTGGCTTGGCCCAGTCGCTCTGGCGGGACGGGTACAAGTACAATAAAGCAGGGATCGTGCTTTCGGATTTCCGGGTGCCTGGCGCTTGTCAGTCGGATTTCTTCAGTCGGATAGAGGACGATGAGAGGGA encodes:
- the umuC gene encoding translesion error-prone DNA polymerase V subunit UmuC, which produces MKQVYALCDVNAMYAACESIFDPRLVGQPVIVASNNDGCAVARNKEAKALGVKMGQPIFELREHVEKNRLVVCSSNYALYGDMSFRFMQALSTCSPRVMPYSIDEAFLDLTGIESVVSYEDFGHQVKDQVKQWTGLPICVGIAPSPTLAKLANHGAKKYPATRGVVDLTDRDRQRRLLNLVSAGEIWGIGSKLSKRLADLGIETGLQLADADAKWIRKHFSVVVERTVRELNGIPCHKDILEVAPAKKQILCSKSFGSPVTELDSMLSAVSHHATRAAEKLRKENRECGYLATFMSTSRYRSGEHYANQRGIALPYPTADTREICRHAVGLAQSLWRDGYKYNKAGIVLSDFRVPGACQSDFFSRIEDDERDQNLMRTLDKINSIAGKNTVQFGRQIHKNTSWQMRRENLSPAYTTRWADIPKVKC